From a single Lewinella sp. LCG006 genomic region:
- a CDS encoding T9SS type A sorting domain-containing protein produces the protein MKVLLSLGIICILMTTLHSQITFEEITTPDDFSLRAIRKSPVGEYFTQAINDQSTVYSSFDGATWTQEVLPESQALVDVQFYADGTPVLKSESYNHCIRRDGSWYALDLDGGWDGVQASFIKGDTLFVYENNSFGYSLNKGLTFVPIFTYEEGFVDHRTHLWVFDHYLALHHTAGASDDLSVFSRDGTRIRHESLNLGISKFAYNDCGKVLLYDQSNFYSLSGEGLVFESGSMSSIASDFAYGDEILSSEGDWYYRNGARILKSTGCDFDWEVVEDEPILSTYRDLWISDQADFLISNDYDDHFLEQSAGSSQWEERSALINYAYPVGIDESYQNGQLVRTPNEIFVKTVGEESWQEIVADENAWLGGQFSPNGSLYLNRGDVIMYSQNNDQNFEVIEVPEGELGIGINSMNVLDDGVIYINGGSFDNNYYTLNNGQDWVETNLFLFSSNPNVKLVGSEIFIINTDIECRVTKINTITGEQVSEVLGTFPNMYSSLFTILDDGTVYFIIQDVFSGQHNLYRFKFGEELTNLGDFIEGGSGILLSSSGLDLFLFSNSRYYIFDGVNFVEHSYSGLPQSFVNNFFVTENQYVYVIIGQHRIFRSTAPLSSPQFITGTIFHNDSEDCEPDQSDNTLAHWRIKVEGDAYSRMKSTDSEGNFNFSVPLGTYTLSAEPINTNWELCAPSFSIVMNEDNATLVQDFQAKALEECASLEIDFSTPLLRRCFDNYYTVQVRNSGPLTSTATTLALTLDPFFDFISASIPYNQINDTELIFDLGALEVNEVIMFNLEFNLSCEAELGQEHCLFGVLSDDSSCQNSRTDHVECQNNIGAFDPNDKRIFNESGVETERVDLEEYIYYHIRFQNTGTDTAFNVRIIDPISPILDVNTLTMLSASHPYEYEINDGASLVVYFSDILLPDSTTNEPASNGFFRFKIKPLPAYGYGTEIPNQAGIYFDFNEPVITNQALLTIQAPVRVSASKDLVHFEVFPNPTDDVLSILIAEEPLERITDFEIINATGIVMTTGHWPKNNKLEIAQLPDGLYQLLLKTEKTIVGVEKFIKH, from the coding sequence ATGAAAGTTTTGCTCTCTCTCGGGATCATCTGTATATTGATGACGACCCTCCACAGTCAAATTACTTTTGAAGAGATTACAACACCGGATGACTTTAGCCTTAGAGCGATCAGAAAGTCACCTGTCGGTGAATATTTTACACAAGCTATTAATGATCAATCCACCGTTTATTCTTCTTTCGATGGGGCTACTTGGACCCAAGAAGTGCTCCCGGAGTCGCAAGCCTTGGTTGATGTCCAATTTTATGCGGATGGCACACCCGTCTTGAAATCCGAGAGTTATAATCATTGTATCCGACGAGATGGAAGCTGGTATGCGCTAGATCTTGATGGAGGCTGGGATGGTGTTCAGGCTTCTTTTATCAAAGGAGATACGCTGTTTGTTTACGAGAATAATTCCTTTGGCTATAGCCTGAATAAAGGACTTACTTTCGTTCCCATTTTTACTTACGAAGAAGGTTTTGTTGACCATAGGACTCATTTATGGGTATTTGATCATTATTTAGCCCTACACCATACTGCGGGTGCTTCTGATGATTTGTCCGTCTTTTCTCGCGACGGAACACGAATCAGACATGAATCCTTGAACCTTGGCATTAGTAAATTCGCCTACAATGATTGTGGCAAAGTATTGTTATATGATCAGAGTAATTTCTACAGCTTATCAGGCGAGGGGCTTGTTTTTGAGTCGGGCAGTATGTCTAGCATTGCTTCAGATTTTGCTTATGGTGATGAAATACTGTCGTCTGAAGGAGATTGGTACTACCGGAATGGGGCTAGAATACTCAAATCTACCGGTTGTGATTTTGACTGGGAAGTAGTAGAGGATGAGCCCATATTATCAACTTACAGGGATTTATGGATCAGTGACCAAGCAGATTTTTTGATAAGCAATGATTATGATGATCATTTTTTGGAGCAGTCAGCTGGCAGTTCACAGTGGGAAGAGAGGTCGGCTCTCATTAACTATGCGTACCCTGTTGGGATTGATGAATCCTATCAAAATGGACAGCTTGTTCGCACCCCCAATGAAATTTTTGTGAAAACAGTAGGAGAGGAGAGCTGGCAGGAAATAGTAGCAGACGAAAATGCATGGTTAGGAGGACAATTTTCTCCAAATGGTAGTTTATATCTGAATCGTGGCGATGTTATTATGTATTCCCAGAATAATGACCAGAATTTCGAGGTCATTGAAGTACCAGAAGGAGAACTTGGTATAGGAATCAACAGTATGAACGTACTCGACGATGGGGTTATTTATATTAATGGAGGCTCATTTGACAATAACTACTATACCCTTAATAATGGGCAGGATTGGGTCGAGACGAATCTTTTTCTATTTAGCAGTAATCCCAATGTTAAACTAGTAGGCAGTGAAATTTTCATAATCAATACTGACATTGAGTGTCGTGTTACTAAAATAAACACGATAACGGGTGAGCAGGTCAGCGAGGTTTTAGGAACTTTTCCCAATATGTATTCTTCACTGTTTACCATCTTGGATGACGGAACGGTCTATTTTATTATCCAAGATGTTTTTAGCGGCCAACATAATTTATATCGCTTTAAATTTGGTGAAGAGCTCACTAATTTAGGCGATTTCATAGAAGGAGGATCAGGAATCTTATTGAGCAGCTCAGGGCTGGATCTCTTCCTGTTTAGCAATTCTAGATATTACATTTTTGATGGGGTAAACTTCGTGGAACATAGTTATAGTGGATTACCCCAATCGTTTGTGAACAATTTTTTTGTTACAGAAAACCAGTACGTTTACGTAATCATCGGCCAACATCGTATTTTCAGGTCTACTGCGCCATTATCTTCGCCACAGTTTATCACGGGTACGATTTTTCATAATGATAGTGAAGATTGCGAACCCGATCAATCAGACAACACCCTTGCCCACTGGCGGATAAAAGTAGAAGGCGATGCCTATTCACGCATGAAAAGCACGGATAGTGAGGGCAATTTTAATTTTTCAGTACCACTTGGTACTTATACCTTGAGTGCAGAGCCAATAAATACCAATTGGGAGCTTTGCGCACCTTCTTTTAGCATTGTAATGAATGAAGATAACGCTACGCTTGTTCAGGATTTTCAAGCTAAAGCATTGGAAGAATGTGCTTCGCTTGAGATCGACTTTTCTACACCGTTGCTTCGTCGTTGTTTTGATAATTACTACACGGTGCAGGTGCGTAACTCTGGCCCGCTTACCAGTACAGCAACAACACTGGCGCTTACATTGGATCCCTTTTTTGATTTCATCTCGGCTTCGATCCCTTACAATCAAATAAACGACACGGAGCTTATCTTTGATCTTGGCGCATTGGAGGTAAACGAAGTGATTATGTTCAACCTGGAATTTAATCTTTCGTGCGAGGCAGAATTAGGGCAAGAGCATTGTCTATTTGGGGTGCTTTCCGATGATAGCAGCTGTCAAAATTCTCGGACTGATCATGTCGAGTGTCAGAATAATATCGGGGCTTTTGATCCTAATGATAAGCGTATTTTTAACGAAAGTGGAGTAGAAACAGAGCGTGTAGATTTAGAGGAATACATCTACTACCACATACGATTCCAAAATACCGGAACGGACACCGCGTTTAATGTTCGGATAATAGATCCGATATCTCCTATATTGGATGTGAATACGTTGACAATGCTGAGTGCCAGCCATCCTTATGAATATGAGATTAATGATGGCGCTTCCTTGGTGGTTTATTTTTCGGATATTCTCTTGCCGGATAGCACCACGAATGAACCCGCTTCAAACGGTTTTTTCAGGTTCAAAATAAAGCCCTTGCCAGCATATGGTTATGGTACAGAAATACCTAACCAGGCGGGTATCTATTTTGACTTCAATGAGCCGGTGATAACCAACCAAGCCTTGCTAACTATTCAAGCACCTGTTCGAGTAAGCGCTTCCAAAGATTTGGTGCATTTCGAAGTTTTTCCAAATCCAACCGATGATGTGCTGTCTATTTTAATAGCGGAGGAACCCCTTGAACGGATTACGGATTTTGAAATCATTAATGCTACGGGTATCGTGATGACAACGGGTCATTGGCCTAAGAATAATAAGCTGGAAATAGCACAACTACCCGATGGCCTATATCAGCTGTTACTCAAAACCGAAAAGACCATTGTGGGGGTAGAGAAATTTATCAAGCACTAA
- a CDS encoding TonB-dependent receptor family protein has product MIVSASPSSYKGQFKGSNFRISPLALKNINPLSTEEILRTVPGVNIVGDMGLSNRPNISIRGSWGRRSKKVLLMEDGTPSAPAPYIAPGAYYNPVSDRITSIEVYKGADMLRFGPNNMYGAINYITALPPQKPELRVKLIGGQRNYQTGLLSYGGTWNNLGALVEGVYKKFDGFTDNSSVDVLNLNAKVFAKLSENQSLYFKVSSQFEDNQASLSSQTPFTFETDPSQNPLDADQFTMRRYGVDIIHKWLPVENLSFTSKIYASDFERDWWRQITTKVKASEVKDYVGEQIFSDHYGYLNGHTFGEEDYVIVGRVLKGRESTSDSRWTYTVSGFKETVNLQWDAFGEKQKLEASFNLHRETFKDRFLVADSSRWARNGTATTDLWYRLWSANGFVRNEFNIGKWGITPILRFEHVDMYRQNLIALAQNPNINSTEEGREPNVYNQFLPGITVDYRIKNGELYGSLYEGMIAPSKVFGFLVEQDGIVTNPLAGQSINIAPELSLNTEIGWRGSLLNNRIDGQLTYFNNTSRNFYAGGRNEVFQELGEINVQGLELALGVELFKSNQHQLRFLANVNLMKSKVLEGKLVDKDLFSQVIHSTDTQNEYIDKVNANRGAFDVYISDGAGGELLLTGESLELSDFQNITKSVITFGEEGLKDAEAPYTPKWNASIGLNYDYENLSLGVSGHFVSAQYTEFHNFDKESADGAIGKLPAYHSFDAFVNYDFLLGGKINTNVFVNGKNITNEIYRASRLNRATSGIFGGGFRQIIVGVNLEI; this is encoded by the coding sequence GTGATCGTAAGTGCCTCGCCCAGTAGTTATAAGGGGCAATTCAAAGGGAGTAATTTCCGGATTAGCCCTTTGGCACTGAAAAATATTAATCCCTTAAGCACCGAAGAAATATTAAGAACCGTACCGGGGGTCAATATTGTGGGAGATATGGGCTTGTCTAACCGCCCTAACATCAGTATCAGAGGTTCCTGGGGGCGTAGGTCAAAAAAAGTACTGTTGATGGAAGATGGTACTCCTTCGGCACCTGCACCGTATATCGCACCAGGAGCTTATTACAATCCGGTAAGTGACCGTATTACCTCCATTGAGGTCTATAAAGGTGCTGATATGCTACGATTTGGGCCTAATAATATGTACGGCGCTATCAATTACATCACGGCCTTGCCGCCGCAGAAACCTGAGTTAAGGGTGAAATTGATTGGTGGCCAGCGCAATTATCAAACGGGATTGTTGTCTTACGGTGGAACGTGGAACAATCTTGGGGCATTAGTTGAAGGAGTTTATAAAAAGTTTGATGGGTTTACCGACAATTCTTCGGTGGATGTATTGAACCTCAACGCAAAAGTTTTCGCTAAACTCTCAGAAAATCAATCCTTATATTTTAAAGTAAGTAGCCAATTTGAAGATAACCAAGCATCATTGAGTTCTCAAACACCTTTTACTTTCGAAACAGATCCCTCCCAAAATCCATTGGATGCTGATCAGTTCACCATGCGGAGGTATGGCGTCGACATCATTCATAAATGGCTGCCTGTTGAAAACCTTAGTTTCACTTCGAAAATTTATGCTTCCGATTTTGAAAGAGATTGGTGGCGACAAATCACGACAAAGGTCAAAGCTTCCGAAGTAAAAGACTACGTGGGCGAGCAGATATTTAGTGACCACTATGGTTATTTGAATGGCCATACTTTTGGCGAGGAAGACTACGTCATCGTTGGTAGGGTATTGAAAGGCCGAGAAAGCACTTCCGATAGTCGTTGGACCTACACCGTTTCTGGATTCAAAGAAACCGTCAACCTACAATGGGATGCCTTTGGAGAAAAGCAAAAACTGGAGGCCAGCTTCAATCTGCATCGGGAAACTTTCAAAGACCGTTTTTTAGTGGCTGACAGTAGTCGCTGGGCGAGGAATGGCACGGCTACCACCGATTTGTGGTACCGACTTTGGTCAGCCAATGGATTTGTCAGAAATGAGTTCAATATAGGTAAATGGGGAATTACGCCAATCCTTAGATTTGAGCACGTGGATATGTACCGGCAAAATTTAATTGCCCTTGCTCAGAATCCTAATATCAATAGCACCGAAGAAGGAAGAGAACCAAACGTCTACAACCAGTTTTTGCCGGGCATTACGGTTGATTATCGCATCAAAAATGGGGAGTTGTATGGGAGTCTTTACGAAGGGATGATTGCTCCTTCCAAGGTTTTTGGCTTTTTGGTGGAGCAAGACGGTATCGTCACCAATCCGCTGGCCGGACAAAGTATCAATATTGCCCCGGAGCTGAGTTTAAACACGGAAATAGGATGGCGAGGAAGCCTGCTGAATAATCGTATTGATGGCCAACTTACTTATTTCAACAATACTAGCCGTAATTTTTATGCGGGGGGCAGAAATGAGGTCTTTCAAGAACTGGGGGAAATAAATGTGCAGGGATTAGAACTTGCCTTGGGAGTGGAACTTTTCAAGAGCAATCAACACCAGCTGAGGTTTTTGGCAAATGTCAATTTGATGAAGTCAAAAGTTCTTGAAGGGAAGTTGGTCGATAAAGACCTCTTTTCGCAAGTCATTCACAGTACGGATACACAAAACGAATACATTGATAAAGTGAATGCCAACAGAGGTGCATTCGACGTTTATATTTCTGATGGGGCAGGAGGGGAGCTTCTTTTGACTGGAGAATCTCTCGAGTTATCTGATTTTCAGAATATTACGAAAAGTGTGATCACTTTTGGAGAGGAAGGTCTCAAAGATGCAGAAGCCCCCTATACGCCAAAGTGGAACGCCAGTATCGGATTGAATTACGATTATGAAAACCTATCGCTTGGGGTAAGTGGACATTTTGTAAGCGCGCAGTATACCGAATTTCATAATTTCGATAAGGAGTCAGCTGATGGGGCGATTGGGAAACTACCCGCCTACCATTCTTTCGATGCTTTTGTAAACTATGACTTTCTTTTAGGGGGCAAGATCAATACCAATGTCTTTGTAAATGGAAAGAATATAACCAATGAAATCTACAGAGCTTCCCGATTAAACAGAGCTACATCAGGCATCTTTGGGGGTGGTTTCAGGCAAATAATCGTTGGCGTAAATCTGGAAATATAA